Within Paralichthys olivaceus isolate ysfri-2021 chromosome 14, ASM2471397v2, whole genome shotgun sequence, the genomic segment tcagtgattttcagagCTGCATCTGCTGCAACAGTCttctttaaacacaaaaaaacactaaaGTTACCGATAATCTATCAAtgagccagaaaaaaaacaatcactcaATTGCTCAGATCAATAACCAGGTGCTCGTAGATCTGAGTTTTCCCTTTGAAACTGGAGGCCAGCAGGAACTGCCGGTTGTCTATGGAGACTGGAGAGAAGGCTCTTGGCGCCTGGATGTTCAGCTCCTGGAAATGGACAAACATGCCCTTCTTGGTGTCCCAGCGGTACACCTGCGTGAACGAGTAATCACTGCCCAGAATGGCGTACTGCCAGCTGCCCACAGAGAAGGGCTGGAACACCATGGAGCCGCGAGAGGGCATGGTCTGCAGCTCTCTGAAGAGGGCCCCGTCCCAGCGCATGACCTTGGAGTCACCGATGAAGCGCGTCAGGCAGATGAAGAGGTCAGACTTGACCTGGAAGTGCTTCACGGCATAGACATCCTCCATCTCCGGGATGTCCGTGCGCCTGTCAAACAGCTTGGTGCTTTTGTTCCACTGGTAGATGACGGGCCTCTGGGAGCTGCTGGACAGGATCAGGTGAGGTTTGGAGGAGATCTCCATGAACTCCACGTCAGTGTCCCGGTACCACGGATGGAGTGACTGGTGGGAGTAGAAGCCGTTGCCATTCCACTTGTAGATGGTGGTAGAACCGGCCTTGGAGCTGTCGGCTATGACGAAGAAAGATTCTCCATCGATGCGAAAAGTCTCAACGTCGTTGGGTTTGCGGATTCTCAGGATGTCAATGCCTTGGAGCTTGATGAATTTGTTGGCGGAGGTGTCGCGTTTGTAGATGTGTGAGCCGCCGAAAAGTTGGGCCACGATGACAAAGAGCTGGTTGTCGATAACCAGAGGTTTGCAGATCACAGTGGAAGTGCCTGGTGAGGAGAAAGAAGGACACAAACAATACAGCTGCACTTGGATACGAGTCTCCATGTGGTTCCTTAAAGATTCAAGATCTTTAGATTCAAGAGACCTTGAATGTAtgaaaaataacaccagttTAGTTCATCATTCAATCTTACATACAAACCACACACGAACAGTAATTaagcaaattctgtttcattttatgaaaaactgaCTATAAAATCCttactgcagataaaccaggtaggatgaacacaaacgTTTCTAACTCCactccagagcattaacacaggacaagctTACAGGCTAGTTTTAAATGGGCACTGCACTGgtatatgtaaaaatgtatatacaaGCAATTCAAACTTACTGTCAATGTCATCGTAGTTCCTGAAGACCATCTCCACATGGTCCCACTCCAGAAAGCTGCATTTCCCAATAAAGGGCTGAGCGAACACCACATACTGATCGTTCCCAAAGGAAAAGGCCTCCACCGATATGGACTCAAACTTCAGGGACTGGTAGGAGGCAAACTCTGcgagagaaatgaaaacacacttcaAATAACATTACAAAGTCAGGAGAAGATGCGATTATTGAAGGAAACAGTGTATTTTCTGTGCTGCACCTGTGGTGATGCAGTCGAACGACTGCGGCACCAGGTCGTTGATCTTCTTGTCCAGCAGTGAGGCCGGGCCTTTGCAGTAAATCTGATCCACTGTGGCGTTGGTGCTGTAAATCCACTCCACCAGCCACTTGAGCTTACAGTCACAGGTGAACTGGTTCCCCCGCAGGTCTCTGAGGGGAGAGAGCCAGACAAAAACTGACCTCAGACAGCTCTCAGCTTTGAGAATGGATTTTACACGGAGCTGTGGTACGAGTGCAGGGTCTGCTCTGTGACCCTCGCAGCTTCTTCCTGTGCTCTCATTAATATCGAGAGGAGCTATAAAGGAGAAACGTCTTCAGTCGCTGATAGATGGCgaactttctctcctcctcgctgCCTCATGTAATTTTAATGGTGTTAAAAGCACCAGCTGCCCACACATTTTTCAAGCCTTGGCTGAAGTAGAATAATGATACAGTTTTCTATATTTAGAGCCTGTACAGAAAACTACTTGTCCATGTTATGCTTTTACACTATATATACAgttatttctttgtttccaGGTAGCGCAGGATTGAGAATTCACACTTACACTTTTGTCAAGGCCTCAAGACCCTTGAACAAATCTTTAGGCAGAGTGTCCAGATTGTTGTAAGCCAGACTCCTGCAAGAAAAGAGAACAATAGCATCTGATCATTACGTCCCTCGATTCTGTTTCTCTAAATCACAGCTATACACTTATCCTGCAGTTTTTTCTAGAGAAGAACCTGCAGTGCCTCACAGAGTGTGGATGTGGATAATGCAGTGTTGCTTTGCAGCGGAATATATGAATATGTGCAAAAGAACCTGGGAACATAATTCCACCCTGGAGGCTGGAGGCAGGAACATTGCTTATTGTGAGTTTGAGGAAACATTAAGCTATTTTTAGAGCTGCCTCCTCAGCCATTTTATGGCTTTCACAGCAACAGAAATGAGGGGAAAGAGGTGGATTCCGTTGTTGGGATGGTTGTCGTCGTGTCTTTGGTTGACAACTTAACAATCTTAGTTCTCTATTAGAAATAAAGACGATTCCATCTGCAACCAAATGTGTATTTAAGAGGCCTTCGGCATATAAACTTGTTTTTGCTTGATAATCATATTAACAGCTGCACGCTGTCGAGAGAAATGTCTATGTGGCTTTAAATGTTGTGTAATAAACtttgtcagcatttcattggaaCAGCACCTTTCTGCTCCTGCACCTGGATAACAACACTTTCTACTGACACAAGCAACAGAAAGgttctttgtatttttgtttagtGCTATTCTGCTGACGTATACGTGTAATTTTTTTTGCGCAGGAAGTTATAGACGCATACTTACAGGTGCACTAAGGTTTTCAGTCCTCGGAAAGCGTGTGGCGATATCGACTTGATCTGGTTGTTTTCGATGAACCTGTGAAAAAGGTGTTGAGTGAACGCAAATAAGAAGGAAGGAGACAAACGGCTTCCAGGATGAGTTTGTGACGATTACTCACAGATACTCCAGATGAGGAAGACCGAGGAAGGCGTCCTCGTTTATTGATTCCAGGTTGTTGGCTGTAAAGAGGCTGTAGAGAGATGCttgttaatattttattatttagggtcagaAATGGGCAGATAACAAGCTGTTGTCCCACATTTGAAGCTACCATGATGGAAGGAAGGAAACCCCTTGTCTTTGTTCCTCAGAGTCACACACCCCCTCCAATACATCAGAGACAAGGATCAATGCTCCATGAGGATTCCTGCAGTctcacatgtttgttttgaaggaCATGGTGGCTCAGTCAATACTCTCCCCCATGAGACAGGAGTGGAGGGGATTCCCCCTTGAAATGAAGGGATTCCCCCCATAGATAAAGCTCATTCTGATGAGAGGAGATGTAGGATTCACAGCAAAGACgtagagaaacacacatgaaaatggAGATTCTGACAATTTCAACAGCTAGAGCAACATCCAATCTATCACAGTGTGCATGATCAGTGGAGGAAGTGGGGAGAGGAGATGAATTGAAACGTTAAAAATGGCGTTGATCACCTCACTGGAGGGGACTGACAGCATGCAACAAAGACTGAGGGACAAAaagctggagcaggagaggtTTCTCACAGGAGGTGCAGGGCAGGCGTGTGTATGAAGCTCTCTTTCGGGATCTCGGTGTATTCAGACTTGACGAATGAtctgtggagggaaagagaaaaagatccTGTATGGCCAGCATAGTGCTCAGTTGGACATGCACGattctgagcagcagcagagatatATCCACGTCTCGGAGAAGAGCATGTTTTGCAGACTGCACAAACAGTGGACATGAGGAATAAACCAGTGATAAATGTGACTTACAGTGATATGACATCGAGGGGAAAGCTGCGAGGGATCAGTCCTGCGCTCTCGCACAACGCGTTATCTTTGGTGCATGTGCATGATGAGGGACAGCGCGGCTGCTTGGGTTTCTTACTGTCCACTACGAGTAAAACACACGCCAGCACCAGCAAACCGAGCACGGGCGATCTCCTGCGCATCCTGCGTGTGTTTTCCATCCTTGCGGAGCGCTGCGGGCACGAACGACAGCCGTGCGCATGAACCAAGGGTCTCGACTCTGGTTCCTTCTtccaccagcaccaccagcaccgccgctgctgctgccgctgtctctgctgcttctcttggTGCCTGGAGGCCAAAGCGACGCGACGCGCTGTCCGCTCGTGTTTGTGTCCACGCGCCGTGCGCCACCGCCGTCTCCCTGGAGGTGATTAAACCGTGCGCCCCGTGCGTCCACAGCGCCGCAACTACTCCACACTGCACCCCCCTTAGAGCAAAAACCTACACACCTCgatccaaatgttaaatctaatcAAACGCGCGCCTGTGGTTGCGCAAGCTCGAGAAAACACCAGCTGGCAGGTGGGTATCCCAGCGGGAGCAGACGGAGCATCTCCATCCAAAACCACGCCTATAGGGGCCTGTGATTTTTCAGCGAGCGACGCACTCTCCCCGCCAAGCTCAGTGGAAGGATCCCGCCCAACACACACAACGGAATTGTGTAATTTTTCGTGAATCAGCTGCtggagtagaaaaaaaaaagcgggGACATGAGCCAGCGGATTGTTCGCTGCGTTTACGCGGCGCAGACGCACACGGGCTTTCTATGCGGGGAGCAGCGGGTGTGGGAAACCCGCGGAGGGGAAGAAAATTATAGTTTTGATGAAAATACAGCTGCAACACTGGCTCTGGGGTTCACAGCAGCATTCCAACCTGAGTGGAGCTTTATTAAAGCCATTAAATATGTCCTCGTGATTTGGCACATTTGCGGTTTATTTCCTGGTTTGTGCACGGTTTCCATGGCGACTGGAGGATGCAGAGATGTGATGGAGGGGTGTGGGGAAGCCCTCTGTCACCCTGACATCTGCTTGTTCAAATAAaacccccatccccccccccagtaTACCCCCTCACAGACAAAGGACAGGTTAACAACACTGCTCCCCTGCTCTCCTGCCTGACATCATGTTTACTTCACCCCACACAGCCTCATCAGATAAGGCCATgctcttttctatttttactttttattgctTTAAAATATTGCCCTCACAGTTTTATTGCAGTCTCCAGGGAGCCCTATAAGGTTTTCTTCACAGTCTAATTTCTTTGATCCCTGCAGAGTTGTAAGATTAATATGTTTACTCGCTGTGCCTGGCAGGCCTGCATGCATGCGTCAGACGCCTTCTGGGAAGAAACATGTGCAGAAAGCTTTTTTAAAAGGCCCCTGAATAAATATGCTCTCGCTCCCTGCGGTCTCCCTGTCCCTGATTAGATTAGCTACACCATTTCATATTGTCTGTGTTAAATGAAAGCATCAGGAGGAGCAGGGTCATGATGTGGAAGCTGTGGTAAAGGGAGGGATGGAAGAGTAAAGCTTTCACCTGCAGTGAGAGAGATAATGTGAAGAGCGAAAACACGGAGGCAAAATGTGGATATGGAGATTTTTGGACGGGAAGGAGAAGTCTTGTTTTTCTCAGGCAGCTCTCAGTATAAATGGAGAACACTGGATATTATTGTTGGTCGGCAAGATGATGGGTCGTGTCTGTGCCTCATAAATGCCATCATTCATAAGCAGAATAGAACACACACTGTCCAGCAAGTATTTGGCCACAGCTGACATGGTGTTTCTGACATTTGAAAGAACTTTCCggatcttttttctttattttctataaacaataaacaatataTGAACATTTTCAATGCGCTCGGCTTCGTTATAAGTGTCTTTTTGAACCAAAAAGACTTCTGGCTCCACTTTCTGATTATTTGCTGTGTTGGTCGTTCTTTTACAGCCTGATCTTTCCACTAGGAGGCAGTGTAGAGCTACTGTAAGGCAGAGCTTGTTTTATGAgctgtcagatttttttaac encodes:
- the LOC109630797 gene encoding leucine-rich glioma-inactivated protein 1-like → MENTRRMRRRSPVLGLLVLACVLLVVDSKKPKQPRCPSSCTCTKDNALCESAGLIPRSFPLDVISLSFVKSEYTEIPKESFIHTPALHLLLFTANNLESINEDAFLGLPHLEYLFIENNQIKSISPHAFRGLKTLVHLSLAYNNLDTLPKDLFKGLEALTKVDLRGNQFTCDCKLKWLVEWIYSTNATVDQIYCKGPASLLDKKINDLVPQSFDCITTEFASYQSLKFESISVEAFSFGNDQYVVFAQPFIGKCSFLEWDHVEMVFRNYDDIDSTSTVICKPLVIDNQLFVIVAQLFGGSHIYKRDTSANKFIKLQGIDILRIRKPNDVETFRIDGESFFVIADSSKAGSTTIYKWNGNGFYSHQSLHPWYRDTDVEFMEISSKPHLILSSSSQRPVIYQWNKSTKLFDRRTDIPEMEDVYAVKHFQVKSDLFICLTRFIGDSKVMRWDGALFRELQTMPSRGSMVFQPFSVGSWQYAILGSDYSFTQVYRWDTKKGMFVHFQELNIQAPRAFSPVSIDNRQFLLASSFKGKTQIYEHLVIDLSN